In Chloroflexota bacterium, the genomic window TCGCGCGGCATCTTGAAGCGGATAGTATGTGCCTCGCCCGCTGCAATGCGGCTATCCGCTTCAGCGATAGGCAATTCGCGGCTGAGGCAGATATCGCGGTGTTGCTGGCGCTGTTCAGGCGCGCTGTTGGCGTCGTCCGCCTTCGGCGTGGGGCAGAAGCAATAATAGGCGTGTCCGCTTTCGATCAGTTCACGGGCGTAATTTTGGTATATCTCCCTGCGCTCGGTTTGGCGGTACGGCCCGCGGGGGCCGCCCATGTCTGGGCCCTCGTCCCAACTCAACCCCAGCCAGCGCAGCCCTTCCATTAATTCTTCCTCTGCCCCGGAGACGTAGCGTTTTTGGTCGGTGTCTTCAATCCGCAAAATAAACTGACCGCCGGTTTGACGAGCCAGTAAGTAATTATAGAGGGCTGTACGCCCGCTGCCTAGATGTGTGCGTCCCGTAGGAGAAGGCGCGAAGCGCACGCGGGCCGGTTGTGTCTTTAATGTCATTGTTGCCTCAGTGATCTATGGTTTGTTCCAGATTCGGGGAGAGATTTTATCAGAAATCGAGAGCTTTGTGCCGCAAAATGACAGATTCCACCAATCCGATGCCCAGTAGCGTGGATAGCAAAGAACTCCCCCCATAGCTGACGAAGGGCAGCGGCAGCCCTGTGACCGGTAGCAGCGAGAGATTCATGCCGATGTTGATCATAGCCTGGAAAGCCAGAACGGTTGCTACACCATAGGCGATTAGCGCCCCGAAGGTATCGCTGGACAGGCGGGCCGCGCGCAAACAACGGACAATGATGAAAAGCAATAACCCCATGACAACCAACGTGCCAATCAGGCCAAACTCCTCTGCCAGGGCTGAAAAAATAAAATCAGAGTGGCGCACTTTCAGGAAGCGCAACTGGCTTTGCGTGCCAGCTTCGTAGCCTTTGCCCAGCCAACCCCCGGAGCCGATGGCGATCAGCGCCTGCTGCACATTGTAGAGATCGCCGTGGGTGGCATCCGCAGCCGGGAACAAAAAGTTGATGATACGCCCGACCTGGTAAGGTTTGATCAATCCGGTTGTGTTTTCAGGATTATAGGTGATGAGCAATAGCGGGATGCTGATACCCATGAAAAGCCCACCAACACCGCTGGCAATCAGCAGGTGTTTTAATTCCAAACCGGCGGCCCATACCAGTGCGAACCAGATCACGAAAATCACAATGGACGTGCTCAAGTCGGGCTGCAACAAGATCCACATTGCCAACCCGATGGTGACCAAAAGGCTACGAATGACCCAGCGGAAATCGGCGAGTTTGTGTTGGTTTCGGGCAAAAAAATCGGCCAGGACGATAATCATGATGATTTTGGCGATCTCGGAGGGCTGGATCAGAATAGGGCCGAGAACAAACCAGCGTGCTGATCCGAACAGCGCGCCACCGACCAGGTTGAGGGCTGCCAGCACAAAAATGGTACCAAAATAGAGCGGGTTGCTCAAGGCGGCCAGCAGTTTGTAATCGACTACCGACATAATGCCAATCACGATGAATCCCGCGACGGCAAATATGACTTGTTTCTGTACGGTATTGGC contains:
- a CDS encoding rod shape-determining protein RodA, which encodes MQNISWRHFDFWLLGAVALLTLFGIVMIRSAIAGNIELVEANTVQKQVIFAVAGFIVIGIMSVVDYKLLAALSNPLYFGTIFVLAALNLVGGALFGSARWFVLGPILIQPSEIAKIIMIIVLADFFARNQHKLADFRWVIRSLLVTIGLAMWILLQPDLSTSIVIFVIWFALVWAAGLELKHLLIASGVGGLFMGISIPLLLITYNPENTTGLIKPYQVGRIINFLFPAADATHGDLYNVQQALIAIGSGGWLGKGYEAGTQSQLRFLKVRHSDFIFSALAEEFGLIGTLVVMGLLLFIIVRCLRAARLSSDTFGALIAYGVATVLAFQAMINIGMNLSLLPVTGLPLPFVSYGGSSLLSTLLGIGLVESVILRHKALDF